The Triticum aestivum cultivar Chinese Spring chromosome 4B, IWGSC CS RefSeq v2.1, whole genome shotgun sequence sequence TCCAAAAATAAAACCCCACAACATCAATCTGATTAAACTTCTGGCTCCTTGCGATCTTCACCCCTGCCCCTCCACCTAAATCTCCAGATCCCAACTCAACCAGTGAAGGAATAATCTCAAGCATGTTCTGAAAGCTCCCCAATCATGCAAGGGGTGTACAGAAATGATTCATATATGCCATTTGTAGATGACTGATAATAATCCTTTGGGCGTAATCTTCCAAGGTACTGGACTTATGAGCTATTCAGATGATAAGCCACTACTCTGAATGATGATACCTCTAAGAAAACAATCTCTTTGTAGGGGTGAAATCCGAGGATAGAAACATGGCTGTAGAAAGGTTCATAATCATCTTCAATATTCAGAACGTTATCGTCATCGGAGTTCCATTCAAAATTCTCATCCCCATTGGTTCCATCTTCATTGTTATCACCATATAAGAACCAAGTTTTGTCAATTCCCTTAGGCTGGTTCAAATATATCGTTGCCCATGGGTTAAGATCAATGTGATGCTTCAATGACCAAGATATCTGACATGATTCATTTAATAAAATCCAAACCCGAAATAGATATTCATCATGAATTGTTGCAAAGTAAACCCCTTTTTCTGATTTCCCCAGACAAGGTTGTGCACGTTTGCTTTCCTCGATATCTATTGGTGTTTTCACTACTTGGTACTTGCCATCCTGTAAGAATAACCTGCAAATAAGAAGATTATCAGTGCTAGATATGATGCAATGTTTGTGTCGACACATCCCCCCTGAGAAAGCCACTACTAATGCTAGAGTTCAAAATTAAGGGAGCTTTGTAAGCCTTTTTACGATGCACACCTTGCAACAAATGCACCACGACAATGCACATAGAGTGCTCCTCGCCAGTAGACACCATAGCGCCACCTCGACCCCCAAAATGTTGGTTCTAAACTATCCAGCCGTATAGTAGCCACTGTGTCCAAAGCCTCACCTTCACGGATAAACAACCTCTTTTGCCATTCTTTTGTACTAGACGAGAACACGTCTAGCATCCATGAGGATGGTGGAAATTCCACCAAGTCTTCTGGATCCTCAATTAGTGAGTCTTCTGGAACCTCAACTGGCGACGGTGCGGATATGTCCTCTTCAATGGTTTGTTCCGGTGACAATTCCGATGGTCCATCTTCGCAGTCCTCTTCCAAGTCCTTGGTGAGTACTTCTGGTGTATCTTCAAACAACGAGAAAAACTCAGTGGGGTAGAAGGGTGTTAGGGGCTTCTTGTCGGGCACTGGTTGTGGTTGGACTGGAATGACTTTCTCGGGCACCTGTGGAATCGCAAACACTTGATAATGCGGTGACACGGCAGGATCAAACACGAGGTACGTGTTGTAGTTCTTGgcatcaaggcgtgggagacgctCCCACCGCCTCGTGGCAGGGTTGACCACGAAGAACGCCCTCCACTCATTGCCGTAGATAAGGAGGCCGTTGCAGTGATCCACAATTGGCTCGAAACCCCAGTTGTACCCAGGCAAGAAGCCAAGATCGCCGTTGATCGCGGGCCGCTCCGTCGAGGGGCGGGCGAAGAAGCGCGGGCGGTCGTAGTCTATGTAGTTGACGAAGATGCCGCGCACCTCACGCGGGAGAAAATGCGGAAGCAACAGCCGATGGGCGTCGACGACGGCGCACCACGCCTTGCGCACGCAGCGGGACGCGGCGAGGTCGGATGCCCGGAGGCGGCGGAGGATGTTTGCGAGCGCGTCGTCGGGCAGGGCTTCCGTCGAATCCATGGCTTCCGCAACCTTCACGCGGACTGGAGGCGCAGATCGAAAACAAAGGGCGGCGGAGCGTTTCGGCAGGTGACCTACTAGTGTTGGGTTTTGTTCGAGAAAAAAAGGCAAAACTGTTGCGTGGAGATCTACAGGTGGGCCGTCTAGGCCAGGTTGCCAGCCGATCCGATCTAAAGCGGGCCGGGGCAGACCGTGATCAAAATCGGCCACCGGCTGACAGGGCAATTCATAAACGGCACTTCGGAGCGCCTCTCATGAGCAAAATCGTGTCTCTCGCAAAATCAAAAAAAtatcttgtttttttgttttcaagaggcacggccatgcctctcgcggaagcaaaaccgtgcctctcgcgaaagcaaaaaccgtgcctctcaaaaacaaaaacgtgttttttcacgcaatttttttgaactttttttcttGATCGAACagctaagaaagaccggtgaaagccgaaatgcaaaaaaaaaacctttagaaagccgaaaacacgtgtaaaaaaataaaaaaataaaatccagaGGAAGCTACCGCACTCTCCGTCCACCCCAAATGGCCTTTGGGGAGGCTATCGAAATGGGGAATTTTTCCTAGAACGAAGCGGCACAGGCAGCTCTATCTCAGCCGCACCTGACAAGAGGGCCCCACCCAGGTCAAAACCGTCGTTGACTTGAGCCACGTTAGCAGCAGGTGGAGACACACCAGCCAGGGGGTTATTTCGTTCGGTATGCATTTTTTTTGTGGAGTGAAAGGAGCAGAAAAATTGATCGGGGGCAAAGTGAACCAACAACTTTATTTAGGGTaataaaattgatttttttttctttcagtaACAACACTCAGTGAAGGGGGAGTTTGGCTTTTTTGCATCAGGCAACAAAGATGTCGAGCGCATAGAGGGCTCTTCTAGCCTTCATCGGAGGTGTTGTTGCAGGCTATGGATACCAAAATTACATTGGTCGACCATTTTATCATACAGTCCATTTGGATGTAGATATTCAGGTCTCGAATCGGTATTTGGCATTTGCCTAGCCCGAAAGCCGTTGTTTGGATGGTCGAGATATTCACGCCTAGAATCCAACCTCAATATCGAGCCAGCTTTTCCAACACTGACGTGTCGCTCCGCGAATTCGCAGCCCCCACGCTCGGTTTTCCGCGGTATTCGGTCCACGCCTCCCACCGCACCTCACTTACCGCTTGGGCAGGCACCAAAAGCAAAAAGGAGACGAGACTCATGGCTGGAACGAGAACCCCGCCGTCCTCTCCAGCTCCGAGTATCCCCTGCATTCTTATCCCGCCGCCCTCTCCAACTTCGTCGGTGTGGGAGCTCTTGCTGCTCGACCTGTGCTCCGCCCATCTGGGGACCCTCCTCATCCTTGCGCGAGCCCCCGCTCGCCGAGTGCATCGGACGCCTCGACGACGTGCACGAGTACCTCGCCACCAGGACCGACCCATGATCCATGCAGCAGTGACTCGAGAAAGGTCATCTCCATGGACATCGGAAACTCTATAACCGATGTCTTCGAGGGCACTGTCTAGTTCATGTACATTGCATAGGTGGGAGGACACTTGCGATGTCATGCCCCTGAGTTGCTCGGCAGAATGCCAACCCATTCAGCTCGGCGTGTTGTGACACTTGAACGACCCTGGCATGGAGGTGCGAGCACTCGGTGCGGATGGCAAGCAGGAGACACTCCTTTGTACGGTCGACGAGCCTGCTGGATGTGCCGTGGATGGCGCTGGCCAGGTTGCCGGGGACGCCGCCAAGCTCGTCCACGAACTGCAGGCGTACAGCTCATCACTGGCCTTCCAGTTGTCAGCGCGCCAACACCAGTACTGCATAGCAACATGTAACTCCATTTGCTCCTTTTCATCACGGCAACAGTAGTAAGTAACTATACCAATTAGGCAACTAATGAAGTGCAAAAGTATATGCAAGAACATAAGTGCAAGTATAATACAGTAGCTTGGTCTTGCTGCAggtctagtagtactagtagtggCCAGTTTAAAACTGATGCATGTTTGTATGTGTGCTTTAGAGAGAATAAGAAATCATGAATGTTATGAAAGTGAGATATTCTCTTTGTCCATCCAAACAGGAATTGGAATTGTTGCTTCCCTTAAATTCCAGGTGCCAAATACATGAACATCCAAACACTATATTTGGCATTGAAGCTCAATATCAATGTCTTAGATATTTGGCATTCGAGCCAATGCAATGCCAAGCCCTTCAGTATCTACATCCAAACAGAGCGATAAAGGAGGAAGTATGCAAGGCTGTGAGGGAGTTCTTGGGTGGAGGGGAGATTCCGGAAGGGTTTAATGACACTATCCTAGTACTGATCCCGAAGACAAAATCACCGAATTTGCTGACTCAATTCAGGCCCATTAATCTTTGTAATGTTCTTTACAAAATTGCAGCAAAGGTGCTTGCTAATAGGTTGAAAAAGAGTCTGCCGGTTATGATTTCTGAAGAGCAAAGTGTGTTTGTCCCAGGGAGACTGATTACAGATAATGTTCTTGTAGCCTATGAATGTGTGCACGCAATCAAGAAGCGGAGGAGCAAGAAACCCTTATGTGTGGTAAAGCTAGATATGATGAAAGCGTATGACCGAGTCGAGTGGAGTTTCCTTGAGAGCATGCTGCTCAAGTATGGTTTCTCTCATGCCTGGATAGCCATGGTGATGAGATGTGTTACCTCGGCAAGGTTTGCGATCAAGCTCAATGGGGACCTCTCCCTGGGTTTCTTGCCTTCTAGGGGCCTTAGACAAGGCGACCCCCTCTCGCCGTACCTTTTCCTGTTTTGTGTTGAGGGTTTTTCTATGCTACTTAAGAAAGCCCAACAAGATAGGGAGTTTCAGGGGGTGTCTTTTGGGCGCACTAGCCCCAATATTACACACCTCTTATTCGCTGACGATAGTATCATTTTTTTGGAAGCTTCTTTGGATAATCTAACATGTCTTCGtaatattttgcaagtttatgaggATGCCTCGGGGCAGAAGGTGAATCTTCAAAAATCGTCTATATTCTTTGGCAAGAGCTGTAGTGGTGAGGACAAGCAGAGGCTTAAAAATACATTGGGTGTGCAGTCAGAAGCTCTCAATGAGAAATATTTGGGCTTGACCACTATGGTTGGGAGATCGAAAGATGGATGTTTTAAACATGTCAGAGAATCTGCTAGGGGCAAGGTGACTGGGTGGAAAGGACAGGGCTTGTCGAAGGCCGCCAGGGAGGTGCTAGCGAAGTCTGGCCTGCAATCAATGCCGACTTTCTGCATGAgtgtcttccaactctccaagaaAATGTGCCGGAACTTGAAATCTATCTCTTCGAAATTCTGGTGGGGAGCGGCCCAAGGCGAGCAAAAGGTCCATTGGGTGGCTTGGGACAAAATGTGTACTCGTAAACATGAGGGCGGCATGGGTTTCAGGGATTTTGAAATCTTCAATCAGGCTCTTCTAGCGAAACAGGTGTGGCGAATACTAACTGTACCAACCTCATTATGTGCGCGAGTTCTCAAAGCCCGATACTTTCCGGACATGGATATTATGTCTGCCACTTGCCCGAATGGAGGCTCATATACATGGCGTAGTCTGATGCATGGCAGGGACCTGCTTATGCATGGACTGATCTGGCGGGTTGGAGACAGAACTAGAATTAAAGCATATCATGATAACTGGATACCCCGACGCGGGTGCTTGGTACCACTGGGTGCTGAGTTCGACCCTAGTGCAACAAAAGTGGCTGGCTTACTTAATGATCAAGGGACAGGGTGGAACAAGGCGAAGCTTGAGAGGATTTTCTTTGCCTCAGATGCCTCGAACATAAAGCAGATAGTCATCAGGGGGGCGGGGACCGAGGACTACAGAGCCTGGAACTTCACCAAGTTGGGGTTGTTCACTATCAGGTCGGCGTATCACCTTGGTGTCTCGATGAAAAAAATGAGGCGTGCTCCTGCCTCAAGCTCGAGTTTTGTGGCAGATCACAAGAGTTTTATGCGGCTATGGGCAGCCAATGTACCGAACAACGTCAAAATCCACTCCTGGAGGATGATTTCAAACAGGCTGGCGGTTGGTGTGGAGCTACTACTCCGATGCATCAAACAGGGAGTTATTTGTGTAGCTTGCGGGCGAGAGGAATCACTGGCGCATCGTTTCTGGCACTGCCCCCACTC is a genomic window containing:
- the LOC123094974 gene encoding uncharacterized protein: MDSTEALPDDALANILRRLRASDLAASRCVRKAWCAVVDAHRLLLPHFLPREVRGIFVNYIDYDRPRFFARPSTERPAINGDLGFLPGYNWGFEPIVDHCNGLLIYGNEWRAFFVVNPATRRWERLPRLDAKNYNTYLVFDPAVSPHYQVFAIPQVPEKVIPVQPQPVPDKKPLTPFYPTEFFSLFEDTPEVLTKDLEEDCEDGPSELSPEQTIEEDISAPSPVEVPEDSLIEDPEDLVEFPPSSWMLDVFSSSTKEWQKRLFIREGEALDTVATIRLDSLEPTFWGSRWRYGVYWRGALYVHCRGAFVARLFLQDGKYQVVKTPIDIEESKRAQPCLGKSEKGVYFATIHDEYLFRVWILLNESCQISWSLKHHIDLNPWATIYLNQPKGIDKTWFLYGDNNEDGTNGDENFEWNSDDDNVLNIEDDYEPFYSHVSILGFHPYKEIVFLEVSSFRVVAYHLNSS